A genomic window from Sorex araneus isolate mSorAra2 chromosome 2, mSorAra2.pri, whole genome shotgun sequence includes:
- the TMEM276 gene encoding transmembrane protein 276 codes for MAPKTWGDWSTALSHLVLGVVSLHAAVSTAQASRGAAAGFLLQALAAATMLTPGLDTDEDGLAGSWVATVIGLPLIAFDFHWVNGDRSSANLLLGGGMVLAVAGGHLGAEARSVAGQAVVLVVAVTILIVAVFTTNTYGMWGGMMLGTAGLLSRLDQDSLLPLPKEDVCRWTLAAGSWAYHHALQAQHLQWE; via the exons ATGGCCCCCAAAACTTGGGGCGACTGGAGCACGGCCctgtcacacctggtgctgggaGTGGTGTCTCTGCACGCAGCTGTGAGCACTGCCCAG GCGAGCCGAGGGGCTGCTGCTGGCTTCCTGCTCCAAGCCTTGGCTGCTGCCACTATGCTGACCCCAGGGCTAGACACAGACGAAGACGGCCTTGCTGGATCCTGGGTAGCCACTGTCATCGGCCTGCCCCTTATAGCCTTTGACTTCCACTGGGTGAATGGGGACCGTTCCTCAGCCAACCTGCTCCTGGGAGGAGGCATGGTGTTAGCAGTGGCTGGCGGGCATCTGGGTGCTGAGGCCCGCTCTGTGGCAGGCCAGgctgtggtgctggtggtggcagTGACCATCCTCATTGTGGCTGTTTTCACCACCAACACTTACGGTATGTGGGGGGGCATGATGCTGGGCACCGCAGGACTCCTGAGCAGGCTGGACCAGGACAGCCTGCTTCCACTGCCCAAGGAAGACGTGTGTCGCTGGACCCTGGCCGCAGGCAGCTGGGCCTACCACCATGCCCTGCAAGCACAGCACCTGCAGTGGGAGTGA